A single region of the Sciurus carolinensis chromosome 16, mSciCar1.2, whole genome shotgun sequence genome encodes:
- the Clasrp gene encoding CLK4-associating serine/arginine rich protein isoform X2, with product MWHEARKHERKLRGMMVDYKKRAERRREYYEKIKKDPAQFLQVHGRACKVHLDSAVALAAESPVNMMPWQGDTNNMIDRFDVRAHLDHIPDYTPPLLTTISPEQESDERKCNYERYRGLVQNDFAGISEEQCLYQIYIDELYGGLQRPSEDEKKKLAEKKASIGYTYEDSTVAEVEKVAEKPEEEESPAEEESNSDEDEVIPDIDVEVDVDELNQEQVADLNKQATTYGMADGDFVRMLRKDKEEAEAIKHAKALEEEKAMYSGRRSRRQRREFREKRLRGRKISPPSYARRDSPTYDPYKRSPSESSSESRSRSRSPSPGREEKITFITSFGGSDEEAAAAAAAAAASGAATGKPPAPPQPGGPAPGRNASARRRSSSSSSSSSASRTSSSRSSSRSSSRSRRGGGYYRSSRHGRSRSRSWSRSRSRSRRYSRSRSRGRRHSGGGSRDGHRYSRSPTRRGGYGPRRRSRSRSRSGDRYRRGGRGPRHRSSSRSRSSWSLSPSRSRSLTRSRSRSPSQSRSRSHSRSHSQSHSPSPPREKLTRPAASPAVGEKLKKTEPAAGKETGAAKPKLTPQEKLKLRMQKALNRQFKADKKAAQEKMIQQEHERQEREDELRAMARKIRMKERERREKEREEWERQYSRQSRSPSPRYSREYSSSRRRSRSRSRSPHYRH from the exons ATGTGGCACGAGGCTCGGAAGCATGAGCGGAAGCTTCGAGGCATGATGGTTGACTACAAGAAGAGGGCAGAACGGAGGCGGGAATATTATGAAAAGATT AAGAAGGACCCAGCCCAGTTCCTGCAGGTGCATGGCCGAGCCTGCAAGGTGCATCTGGATTCTGCAGTGGCCCTGGCCGCAGAGAGCCCAGTTAACAT GATGCCCTGGCAGGGGGACACCAACAACATGATTGACCGCTTTGATGTTCGTGCCCACCTGGACCACATCCCCGACTACACCCCCCCACTGCTCACCACCAT CTCCCCGGAACAGGAGTCAGACGAGCGGAAATGTAACTACGAGCGCTACCGAGGCCTGGTGCAGAACGACTTTGCTGGCA TCTCAGAGGAGCAGTGCCTGTACCAGATTTACATCGACGAGTTGTACGGAGGTCTTCAGAGACCCAGTGAGGACGAGAAGAAGAA GCTGGCAGAAAAGAAGGCTTCCATTGGTTACACCTATGAGGACAGCACAGTGGCCGAGGTAGAGAAGGTAGCAGAGAAGCCCGAGGAGGAGGAGTCGCCGGCTGAGGAGGAGAGCAACTCGGATGAAGATGAGGTCATCCCCGACATCG ACGTGGAGGTGGATGTAGATGAACTGAACCAGGAGCAGGTGGCAGATCTCAACAAACAGGCCACAACCTATGGCATGGCTGATGGGGACTTTGTCAG GATGCTTCGGAAAGACAAGGAAGAGGCGGAGGCCATCAAACATGCCAAGGCCCTTGAGGAGGAGAAAGCCATGTATTCG GGCCGTCGCTCCCGGCGCCAGCGGAGAGAGTTCCGGGAGAAGCGGCTGCGGGGTCGCAAGATCAGCCCACCCAG CTATGCGCGCCGAGACAGCCCCACCTACGACCCCTACAAGCG GTCGCCCTCAGAGTCCAGTTCCGAGTCCCGCTCCCGCTCCCGCTCCCCGAGCCCAGGCCGGGAAGAGAAGATCACCTTCATCACCAGTTTTGGGGGCAGCGACGAGGAGGCAGCCGcagctgccgctgctgctgccgcATCAGGGGCCGCCACAGGGAAGCCCCCCGCGCCCCCTCAGCCGGGCGGCCCCGCACCGGGACGCAATGCCAGCGCCCG CCGccgctcctcttcctcctcctcctcctcttctgcctcgAGGACCTCCAGCTCCCGCTCCAGTTCCCGGTCCAGTTCCCGCTCCCGCCGTGGTGGGGGCTACTACCGCTCCAGCCGCCATGGCCGCTCCCGCTCCCGCTCCTGGTCCCGCTCCCGCTCCCGCTCCCGGCGCTACTCCCGGTCGCGCAGCCGTGGCCGGAGGCACTCAGGTGGGGGCTCCCGAGATGGACACCGCTACTCACGTTCACCCACCCGGCGGGGCGGTTATGGGCCCCGGCGCAGAAGCAG GAGCCGCTCCCGCTCAGGGGACCGCTATAGACGGGGTGGCCGGGGCCCCAGGCATCGCAGTAGCAGCCGCAGTCGCAGTAGCTGGTCCCTCAGCCCTTCCCGTAGCCGAAGCCTGACCCGCAGTCGCAGCCGAAGCCCAAGCCAGAGCCGCAGTCGCAGCCACAGCCGCAGCCACAGCCAGAGTCACTCGCCATCGCCCCCAAGGGAGAAGCTGACCCGGCCAGCAGCGTCCCCTGCTGTGGGCGAGAAGCTGAAAAA GACCGAACCTGCCGCTGGTAAAGAGACAGGAGCTGCCAAA CCCAAGCTGACGCCACAGGAGAAGCTGAAGCTAAGGATGCAGAAGGCGCTGAACAGGCAGT TCAAGGCGGATAAGAAGGCTGCTCAGGAGAAGATGATCCAGCAGGAGCATGAGCGCCAG GAGCGGGAAGATGAGCTTCGAGCCATGGCCCGCAAGATCCGGATGAA AGAACGGGAACGCCGAGAGAAGGAGCGAGAAGAGTGGGAGCGCCAGTACAGCCGGCAGAGCCGCTCGCCCTCCCCCCGCTACA GTCGAGAATACAGCTCTTCCCGAAG GCGCTCAAGATCCCGGTCGAGGAGCCCCCATTATCGACATTAG
- the Clasrp gene encoding CLK4-associating serine/arginine rich protein isoform X1, which yields MWHEARKHERKLRGMMVDYKKRAERRREYYEKIKKDPAQFLQVHGRACKVHLDSAVALAAESPVNMMPWQGDTNNMIDRFDVRAHLDHIPDYTPPLLTTISPEQESDERKCNYERYRGLVQNDFAGISEEQCLYQIYIDELYGGLQRPSEDEKKKLAEKKASIGYTYEDSTVAEVEKVAEKPEEEESPAEEESNSDEDEVIPDIDVEVDVDELNQEQVADLNKQATTYGMADGDFVRMLRKDKEEAEAIKHAKALEEEKAMYSGRRSRRQRREFREKRLRGRKISPPSYARRDSPTYDPYKRSPSESSSESRSRSRSPSPGREEKITFITSFGGSDEEAAAAAAAAAASGAATGKPPAPPQPGGPAPGRNASARRRSSSSSSSSSASRTSSSRSSSRSSSRSRRGGGYYRSSRHGRSRSRSWSRSRSRSRRYSRSRSRGRRHSGGGSRDGHRYSRSPTRRGGYGPRRRSRSRSRSGDRYRRGGRGPRHRSSSRSRSSWSLSPSRSRSLTRSRSRSPSQSRSRSHSRSHSQSHSPSPPREKLTRPAASPAVGEKLKKTEPAAGKETGAAKPKLTPQEKLKLRMQKALNRQFKADKKAAQEKMIQQEHERQEREDELRAMARKIRMKAPWNSSPDCQPVSISRERERREKEREEWERQYSRQSRSPSPRYSREYSSSRRRSRSRSRSPHYRH from the exons ATGTGGCACGAGGCTCGGAAGCATGAGCGGAAGCTTCGAGGCATGATGGTTGACTACAAGAAGAGGGCAGAACGGAGGCGGGAATATTATGAAAAGATT AAGAAGGACCCAGCCCAGTTCCTGCAGGTGCATGGCCGAGCCTGCAAGGTGCATCTGGATTCTGCAGTGGCCCTGGCCGCAGAGAGCCCAGTTAACAT GATGCCCTGGCAGGGGGACACCAACAACATGATTGACCGCTTTGATGTTCGTGCCCACCTGGACCACATCCCCGACTACACCCCCCCACTGCTCACCACCAT CTCCCCGGAACAGGAGTCAGACGAGCGGAAATGTAACTACGAGCGCTACCGAGGCCTGGTGCAGAACGACTTTGCTGGCA TCTCAGAGGAGCAGTGCCTGTACCAGATTTACATCGACGAGTTGTACGGAGGTCTTCAGAGACCCAGTGAGGACGAGAAGAAGAA GCTGGCAGAAAAGAAGGCTTCCATTGGTTACACCTATGAGGACAGCACAGTGGCCGAGGTAGAGAAGGTAGCAGAGAAGCCCGAGGAGGAGGAGTCGCCGGCTGAGGAGGAGAGCAACTCGGATGAAGATGAGGTCATCCCCGACATCG ACGTGGAGGTGGATGTAGATGAACTGAACCAGGAGCAGGTGGCAGATCTCAACAAACAGGCCACAACCTATGGCATGGCTGATGGGGACTTTGTCAG GATGCTTCGGAAAGACAAGGAAGAGGCGGAGGCCATCAAACATGCCAAGGCCCTTGAGGAGGAGAAAGCCATGTATTCG GGCCGTCGCTCCCGGCGCCAGCGGAGAGAGTTCCGGGAGAAGCGGCTGCGGGGTCGCAAGATCAGCCCACCCAG CTATGCGCGCCGAGACAGCCCCACCTACGACCCCTACAAGCG GTCGCCCTCAGAGTCCAGTTCCGAGTCCCGCTCCCGCTCCCGCTCCCCGAGCCCAGGCCGGGAAGAGAAGATCACCTTCATCACCAGTTTTGGGGGCAGCGACGAGGAGGCAGCCGcagctgccgctgctgctgccgcATCAGGGGCCGCCACAGGGAAGCCCCCCGCGCCCCCTCAGCCGGGCGGCCCCGCACCGGGACGCAATGCCAGCGCCCG CCGccgctcctcttcctcctcctcctcctcttctgcctcgAGGACCTCCAGCTCCCGCTCCAGTTCCCGGTCCAGTTCCCGCTCCCGCCGTGGTGGGGGCTACTACCGCTCCAGCCGCCATGGCCGCTCCCGCTCCCGCTCCTGGTCCCGCTCCCGCTCCCGCTCCCGGCGCTACTCCCGGTCGCGCAGCCGTGGCCGGAGGCACTCAGGTGGGGGCTCCCGAGATGGACACCGCTACTCACGTTCACCCACCCGGCGGGGCGGTTATGGGCCCCGGCGCAGAAGCAG GAGCCGCTCCCGCTCAGGGGACCGCTATAGACGGGGTGGCCGGGGCCCCAGGCATCGCAGTAGCAGCCGCAGTCGCAGTAGCTGGTCCCTCAGCCCTTCCCGTAGCCGAAGCCTGACCCGCAGTCGCAGCCGAAGCCCAAGCCAGAGCCGCAGTCGCAGCCACAGCCGCAGCCACAGCCAGAGTCACTCGCCATCGCCCCCAAGGGAGAAGCTGACCCGGCCAGCAGCGTCCCCTGCTGTGGGCGAGAAGCTGAAAAA GACCGAACCTGCCGCTGGTAAAGAGACAGGAGCTGCCAAA CCCAAGCTGACGCCACAGGAGAAGCTGAAGCTAAGGATGCAGAAGGCGCTGAACAGGCAGT TCAAGGCGGATAAGAAGGCTGCTCAGGAGAAGATGATCCAGCAGGAGCATGAGCGCCAG GAGCGGGAAGATGAGCTTCGAGCCATGGCCCGCAAGATCCGGATGAA GGCCCCCTGGAACTCCAGTCCTGACTGCCAGCCAGTGTCCATTTCCAG AGAACGGGAACGCCGAGAGAAGGAGCGAGAAGAGTGGGAGCGCCAGTACAGCCGGCAGAGCCGCTCGCCCTCCCCCCGCTACA GTCGAGAATACAGCTCTTCCCGAAG GCGCTCAAGATCCCGGTCGAGGAGCCCCCATTATCGACATTAG